The following proteins are co-located in the Ornithodoros turicata isolate Travis unplaced genomic scaffold, ASM3712646v1 Chromosome55, whole genome shotgun sequence genome:
- the LOC135374371 gene encoding uncharacterized protein LOC135374371 — translation MDSSNSKKHDRYRKRHRTDVLATQSLDLTPEPWFAKVLIIHGENESKPLSKVSPFAIAKELEKAIGKSYSAKKLTTGDLQIDVQTRQQSSTLLSLNRIADVPVTVSRHRTLNIVKGVISEHELLDCSDAEIEEGLRDEGVVTARRITMRRDGKEIATKHIVLSFQLHKLPTTIKAGYINCHVRPYIPNPRRCFKCQRFGHGSQVCRGHATCPKCAGTDHACEKDVRCANCKGNHPVYSRSCPRWKEEKDILKVKVTQNLSYRDAKAQVEFSKKGTFSEVVRRGVAPLRKSVETQTTGSLPNTPQQNGKDTGVSLPVSGSPPETATTSTGVDGTASIWDGVTPGQSQATLQDMDMDDDDCLSQKSSSSIPGVLSQGKEKRELTSSRGRGSRRKGTQKVLPPRITPP, via the coding sequence ATGGATTCTTCAAACTCAAAAAAACATGATCGGTACCGAAAGCGGCACCGCACCGATGTACTAGCAACACAATCACTGGACCTCACACCagaaccatggtttgcaaaggTCCTGATCATCCATGGAGAAAACGAGTCTAAGCCCCTGAGCAAAGTATCACCATTTGCGATCGCGAAGGAACTGGAAAAAGCCATAGGGAAGTCCTATTCCGCGAAAAAGTTGActacaggagacttgcagatcGATGTCCAGACACGACAGCAAAGCTCGACTCTGCTTTCCCTGAACAGAATTGCTGACGTACCTGTTACAGTTTCGAGGCATCGTACGCTGAACATAGTGAAGGGCGTGATATCTGAGCATGAACTTCTTGATTGTTCAGATGCTGAAATCGAAGAGGGTCTAAGGGATGAAGGTGTTGTGACAGCGCGGCGAATAACTATGCGTCGAGACGGTAAGGAGATTGCCACTAAACACATTGTCCTTTCATTTCAATTACATAAGCTTCCCACTACCATTAAAGCAGGGTACATCAACTGTCACGTCCGGCCATATATCCCAAATCCGCGGAGGTGCTTTAAGTGCCAACGTTTTGGCCACGGCTCGCAGGTCTGTCGTGGACACGCCACCTGCCCGAAATGCGCAGGCACGGATCACGCCTGTGAGAAGGATGTCAGATGTGCAAACTGTAAAGGTAATCATCCTGTCTACTCTCGCTCCTGTCCACGGTGGAAGGAAGAGAAAGACATACTGAAGGTCAAAGTGACACAGAATCTTTCGTACAGAGATGCAAAAGCGCAGGTTGAGTTTTCAAAAAAGGGAaccttctccgaagtggtgcgcaggggggtAGCACCACTGAGGAAATCTGTAGAGACCCAGACTACTGGGTCTCTACCCAATACTCCCCAACAAAATGGAAAGGACACCGGCGTGTCCCTTCCTGTTTCTGGGTCTCCTCCGGAGACAGCCACAACTTCTACTGGAGTTGATGGCACTGCCTCCATCTGGGATGGGGTCACACCAGGCCAATCCCAGGCCACATTGCAAGACATGGACATGGACGACGACGACTGCTTATCGCAGAAGTCGTCGTCTAGTATCCCAGGTGTACTCTCtcaggggaaagaaaagagagagttGACATCTAGCCGAGGTAGAGGCAGCAGACGAAAAGGTACACAGAAAGTGCTTCCACCAAGGATAACTCCTCCCTAA